The following are encoded together in the Gorilla gorilla gorilla isolate KB3781 chromosome 14, NHGRI_mGorGor1-v2.1_pri, whole genome shotgun sequence genome:
- the LOC101135728 gene encoding uncharacterized protein — protein MTGKLPPISQFPPHSVPGFMIPHPPNPSCPPNTSHSRKPSHSCARESLPLLPSAKPLPPLQKYVDFSVFCPNCYPTVAHTCPPHYPTLILYLPCSSAIHYKPSICQCSGPRTLSSNSLIDHPSPPSSPTGQRLGPRTLPCDSLIRSPVPPPSPPCQRSGPRTLFCDSPVCPPTPPPSPTCKCCRPRAVSWDSSTYASTPPP, from the coding sequence ATGACAGGAAAGCTCCCTCCAATATCTCAATTTCCACCCCACTCAGTACCTGGTTTTATGATTCCACACCCTCCTAATCCATCCTGCCCTCCTAATACATCCCACTCTCGTAAGCCATCCCACTCTTGTGCCCGTGAATCCCTCCCTCTTCTTCCGTCTGCCaagccccttcctcctctccagaAGTACGTggatttttcagttttctgcccTAACTGTTATCccactgtggctcatacctgcccTCCCCACTACCCTACCCTAATACTCTACCTGCCCTGCTCTTCTGCTATTCATTACAAACCATCCATTTGTCAATGCTCTGGTCCCAGAACTCTTTCTAGTAACTCCCTTATCGATCACCCAAGCCCTCCTTCTAGCCCTACTGGTCAACGCTTGGGTCCCAGAACTCTTCCCTGTGATTCCCTTATCCGTTCCCCTGTTCCTCCTCCTAGCCCTCCTTGCCAACGCTCTGGTCCCAGAACTCTTTTCTGTGACTCCCCTGTCTGTCCCCCTACTCCTCCTCCCAGCCCTACTTGCAAATGCTGTCGTCCCAGAGCTGTTTCCTGGGACTCCTCTACCTATGCCTCTACCCCTCCTCCTTAG